CGGCTTATCGGTTGCCTACCCATTGGATTCTCCGGCCAACCAGGACGCAAAGGAGATTCTCAAGGCCATCGTCAAGATTCGATCCCTGATCCCCAAGGAGGCCCACTCGGCCCAGACGCTCGGAACGGAGCGGGAAGGAAGCGGGGTGGTGATCGATACCAAAGGGCATATCCTGACCATCGGATATCTGATCATCGAGGCGGAATCGATCGAAGTCACTCCGAAAGAAGGGAAACCTGTTCGGGCAAGGTTTGTCGGTTTCGATCACGCCTCAGGACTCGGACTCTTGAAGACGGAGAGCCCCCTCGAGGTGAGGCCCATCAAATTGGGTCAGTCGTCGAAGGTCAAAGAGGGGGAGCCGGTCATCATGGCCGCATTTGGGGACGAGGAGGCGGTCCAGGCCGTCGGCGTCATCAGCCGGAAGGAGTTTACCGGATATTGGGAGTATATCCTGGAGGAGGCCCTTTATACGGCTCCGGCCTTCGCCAATTACGGAGGGGCTGCACTGATCGACCGCAACGGCGAGCTGGTGGGCATCGGGTCCCTTTTGAGCCAGGTGGTCATTCCTGGACTCGGGACGATCTCCTGCAATATCTCCGTTCCCATAGATCTTCTCCCGCCGATCCTGAATGACCTGATGACGAAGGGCCGTCCTCAGAAGGCTCCGAGGCCCTGGTTGGGAATTTTCGCCGAAGAGGCCCAGGGAAGGGTCTTCATCACCCGGGTGGCCCCAGGAGGGCCGGCTGAGAAGGGTGGCCTTAAGGCGGGAGATCTCATCCTGACCGTAAAGGGCAGGGAGGTGAACGGCCTGAACGACTTTTACCGGAAGGTCTGGGCCCTCGGGGAGGCAGGGGTTGAAGTCCCGCTCTCCATCCTCAGGGGGATTCAGATCCAGGAGATCAAGATCCGTTCCTCCAGCCGCTATCAGTTTCTTCACAGACCGGAGAAGGTCCTCTGAGGCCGACCCAGTTCAGGTCGCGAGAAAGGCCAGAAGCCCGTGAAGGGTGGCGCTCGCCAAAAGGGCGAGGCCGCTCCTTTTGTGGACCCGGAAAGGGACCTTGATCCAGCGAAGCCCTGTGCTCAACTGAAAAAGGATCAGCAGGAAGTTGAACACCCCCCAGAGCAAAATGATGGAAAGGCCACCGATCGTCATCCCGCGTCTCCTCCCTTAACCTTTCACCGCGATCTTGGCCACGCTCGGCCCCGTGCTTCCGTGGAGATTGCAGTTGGCTTGAGCCACGACCTCCATATCCTCGAGGGCGGTATGCTTGACCTCTCTGGTAAAGACCTCGGCCTCGGGGCGGTTCCCGGAAGAGAACTCCCATCGGGCGACCTCTTTCTGGTTGACCTTGACGCTCAACCAGTTGGTGTAATGGAGGAAGTTGTTCCCCTTGTGGTGGACGGTCACGCGAATCGTCACCTCCGAGCCTTTTTGAACGGTCTCAGGGGCCTCGATGGTGGTGGAGGATTTGTTCGCAAAGGCGACCCCGGTCCGGAGCGTCAGGAGGAAAAAGGGAAGGGATAGGAGAAATTCTCTTCGTTCCATGGCTGACTCCCTCCGATCGATAGGTTTAAATTAATTGTAACCCGCTTCTTCTATAATTCAATCGATCAAGTTGCCAGATCGAGCAGGGGTCGGTTAAACATAATTATACCCAGATTGGGGAGAAAGATGAACCCTTTGACCCGAAGGGACTTTTTAAAAGGGATGGGGAAATGGGCAGCCCTGGCCGTTGGAATGGGCCTCGGCCCGAAGGGTTGTACGGGCAGGTTCGCCGGCAGTTTGAGCCAAGATGGGCTTACCTCCGAGGAGTTCGACGAGAGATTCCTCAAGTATTGGGACCCGATCTTCGGCCCACCGCTCCGGTGGTCCGCCATATACGGGGGTCCGAGCAATTTTGAAGGCCACCTCCGGGGCGGTGCCACGCCGGGCGTGGATTACGATGTGCCCATGAACACGCCCCTCGTCCCGATGATGGCCTCCTATTTGAGACAGGCCACGAAGGATCGCCATGGGTCCCTCTACGTCCTGCTGGTCAATAAGCATCGTCCCTCCTATCGGATCAGCTACGGTCACCTGAACAGGGTCCTCGTCGATCGGAGTTACTTTTTGAAGGGCGACCTCCAGCGGGCGGCCGAGGAAGGGGTCAAGCCCCTGATGAGGGATCGAATCGTTGCGCTTTCTGGAAACTCAGGCATGGGCCTCCTGAAGAATTGGTTCGTCCATCCCCCCCATCTCCACATCACCCTCTATTACCTCAATCTGGAGAACCGGACCTTGGCCTATCTCGATCCAGAAAAATTCGGCCTCGATGGTGGAAGACCGGTCTTCTGGGACGGCGAGACGAATTTAGACGTCGAACCGGAAAGAAGGATCGAACACCTCGAATCGACCCTGAATCAACTCGAAAAGGAGCTTCAGGACTGGGAAGGGACGAGCGAGCTGGAGGCCCTGCGAGAAATCCTCAGACCCTACGGGCGCCTTCTCCAGGGAAAAAAGGGGAAAGCGCTTCTCGAGTCGGAACCCTTTCTGGAATTGAGAGAACATCTCAAGAGAGTGACCCTCCAGGAGAAGCGATTCCTTCCGGGGACGAGGCCCTACTCTCTGATGTTAAAGGTCGTGGGCTACAGCACCGAGGAGAGCCAGGAGATCATCCTGACCCTGCCCTTTGTTGCCCCCGGCCTCGAAATGGGCTATAAGAGGACCACCGTCAGAAATCCCCGCGAATCAGGATCCCTTTGAAGGGAGGCCCCATGCGTATCAAAGCCAACGGCATCGAGATCCACTATGAACTTTCAGGGAAACCGGATGCGCCGGTGGTGGTCCTCAGCCACTCTCTCGCCTCCAGTCTGAAGATGTGGGAACCCCAGATGGAGGCCTTGCGTTCCCGCTTTCGGGTTCTCCGATACGATACCCGGGGTCACGGTCAGACCGAGGTCACGGCCTCCCCTTATACCCTCGAGCTCCTGGCCGAGGATGCGATCGGTCTAATCGACGGTCTCGGCCTCGAAAAGGTCCACTGGGTCGGCCTCTCGATGGGCGGGATGATCGGCCAGGCCGTCGCCCTTCAACATCCCAGACGACTTTTAAGCCTCTCCCTTTGCGATACCTCGGCGATCGTTCCGGAGGAGATGCAACCGGTCTGGGAGGAGAGGATCGAAAGCGTCCGAGCCAAGGGGATGAGGTCCCAGTTCGAGGCGACGATGGAGCGGTGGTTTACCCCTGCTTTTCTCCGGTCGAACGATCCCATGCTCCGGTTGATCCAGGAGGAATTCCTGGCGACCCCCCCAGAGGGTTATATCGGGTGCGCCTCGGCCATTCGGAGACTCAATTTTATAAACCGGCTCGATGAGATCAAACTTCCGACCCTTATCCTTGTCGGCCAAGACGACCCGGCCACGCCGGTGGCCGCCTCCCAGGCGATCCACGAGCGCATCCGGGGTTCGAAACTCGTCGTCCTCCCCTCCTGCCGCCACCTTTCCAACGTGGAACAGGCCGAGGCCTTCAACCACCACCTCTTGGAGTTTTTAAAAGGTTTGTGAAACGATCCCCCGGGAAAGGAGTCAGGATGTCGATCTTCTTCAATGCGGATGAGATCTTTCAGATCGGAATTCGGATCGAGACGAACGGTAGGGCGTTCTACGCAGCAGTTGCCCAGGGGAGTTTCGATCCTGCCTTAAAGGGCCTCTTCGAAGAGCTTTCGAAATGGGAATCGGAGCATATCGAGCTTTTCGAGCGTTTGAGGCAGGCCCTGCCGGAAGCGGCAAGAAGAGGCGGGGCTTTTGACCCCGGCCAAGAACTGGCCCTATACCTTCAGGCCACGGCCGATACCCATGTCTTTGTCAAGAACAGGGATGTGAGCGACCTGGCCTCCCGGTGCAGAACCCCTCTGGAGGCCCTGGGGCTTGCCATCACCTTTGAGAAGGACTCCGTGGTCTTTTACACGACGATGAAACAGGTGGTGCCCGAAGGGTTCGGAAGGGAACAGATCGACCGCCTCATCGACGAAGAGCTCCGGCATATCTCCCTGTTGCATCAGAAGGTGAGAGGGCTGGAGGGGGTTTAGGGAGATCGACGCCGGAGGGCACCGTGGACGCCGATCAGGATGAGCAACCCTCCGAAAATCTGCTGAATCAGAATCCTTTCACCCATCCAGAGGTGGTTGAATAGAAGCGCCCAGACAGGGATGAGGTAGAGGTAGACCATCGATGGGGTGACGCCCAGTCTCTCGATCCCTCCGTAATAGGAGACATGGCCAACGATCCCCGCCAGAAGGACCGCGTACGCAAGGGCCCACCACGATCTCGGTCCCACCTGAGTTAAGCTGACCGAGACTCCTGAAACGGGAACGGCCAGCCAGAGCACGAGCGATCCGAAGAGCATACAGTAGCCCATCAGCCGGAGGGGAGAGTATTTCTTCAAAAGGGGCCTCGACCAGATGGAGAGAAAGACCGCGGCAAAGATCGAAGAGACCACCATGAGCAGATCGCCTTTCAGGGACTGGGGGGAGAGCTGGACCCTTGACCCGGGTCTCAAGACGATCAGGGCCACGCCCAGGAGGGAGAGCAGAAGGTAGAGGTAGTGCCGGACCGAGACCGGTTCTTTCTCGACCAGATGGAGGTAGATGGCTCCCCAGAGGGGGGTGCTCGAGAGGATGAGAGCGGAATTGGAGGCGGTGGTCAGATTGAGGCCCACCGACCAGAGGAGCTGATAGGCCCCGATTCCCAGAAGGCCTATCCGGAAGACCTTCCAGAAATCCTCCTTACGAAGGGAGATGCTTCTTTCGAGAAGGTGGGTGACGGTGAGGACGAGGAGGCCGGAGAGGGAAAAACGGATGGCGCTGAAAAGGAGAGGTGGGAAATCCTCGAATGCCGATTTAACGATCCCGTGATTGGCGCCCCAGGTGAGAACGACGAACGTCAGGAGGAGATAGCCGGTGCGGCGACTTTTTTCGGCCATGGAGAAGGGATCCGCATTAAGAGGCCAGTTTGCGGGCCAGTTCCGCCACCCTTCGGCCCAGTTTGCGTCCGTTCTCCGCGGTCCTCTCGTCCGGAGCGCCCACACAAGAGACGCCGTAGTGACCGGTCGCCTCCATCGGATCGCCCACCACGATCATCCCGTAGATGAGCATGCATTGATGGATCGAAAGGAGGGTCGTCTCCTTTCCTCCTGAAGGATCTCCGGAGGTGGCGAAGGCGGCGCCGATCTTATTCTCCATCTTTCTGCGGATGCCCACATACTCGTCAAAGATCCGTTTCAGATCCCAGGCCATCCCGCCGAAATAGACGGGAGAGCCTGCGATGATCCCGGCCGAGTTCAAAAAGTCGTCCTTCGTCACCTCCTGGGTCGATTTGAGGATCGCCTGAACCCCGGAAACGGAGTTTACCCCTTCCGCAATCTTCTCGGCCAGCTTCCGGGTGTTTCCTCCTTTGGAATAATAGAGCACCAATATCTGCATCGCCGCCCTCCTCTTTTTTTCACCGAATAACACAGGAAGGGGACCATTTCAAGGAAGGGGTTGGCCTTCACNTTTGAAAACCACCTCTGTTAAAATGGAATAAATTCTTCTTTTAGGAGGAATAAGGGATGGCGACCAGGGGAAAGGCTTTGGTGACGGGTGCAAGCAGCGGGATCGGTAGAGAGACGGCCGTGAGATTAGCCCAGGAGGGTTTTCAGGTGATCGCGGCGGCCCGAAGGCAAGAACGTCTCGAGGAGCTGGCAAGGCAGAACCCCAATATTCTGCCCAGGCCCGTTGATCTTTCCGATGCTCAGGCCCTGGAAGAGTTCTCCCAGGAGCTCCTAAGCCTTTCGGAGCCCGTGACCGTTCTTATCAACAATGCGGCCTACAGCATCCGGGGCGCGATCGAAGATGTTCCCGTTTCAAAGATCCGGGGCCTCTTCGAGGTCAATCTCTTTTCCCTCATTCGGATCACCCAGGCCTGCCTTCCCGGGATGAGGCGTCTGAGGATAGGGACGATCGTCAACCTCAGCTCCATCGTGGGAAAGTTTCCCTTCCCCACAAGCGGTCCTTACTCCGCGACCAAGCATGCGGTCGAGGCCATCAGCGATGCCTTAAGAATGGAGGTCCGGCCTTTCGGGATTCGTGTGGTGACGATTCGGCCGGGCGTGATTGGAACGGAGTTCAACGAGACGGCCAACCGGTTGACCGGAGATCTCCTTTCGAGGACCGATCCGGATTACAAGCCCGTCTATCAAGCCTACGGGGCCGGAATCGGAAGATTGTTCGCCAATGTGAAGATCCCCGGACCGGAATTGATCGCCGATCTCATCGTCAAGGCCGTGCTCTCCGACTCCCCCAGAGCCGTCTATGCGGCTGGCCCTTTTGTGGAAGAGCTCTTGGGAGAGAGATTTCGGCGAGACGATGAGGGGTTTTTTGAATTCATGATGGAGAAGACAGGGTTGAAGGGATTGGCAGTCCCGTCGTGACCAACTCATGGAGGCTCATTCATCGAAGGAGGGGAAGGGGATAAATTGAGCCAATAAAAAAATGGCGGTTCGGAGACCGAGGGAGGTTCAAATGAGGTCTCTGATCTCCTTGCTTTCGAGAAGGACCCCAGGCGGTCCCTCCTTGATGAGGCGGCCATTTCGGAGCAGGTAGGCCCGATGGGAGATCGAAAGGGTCAGGTC
This is a stretch of genomic DNA from Thermodesulfobacteriota bacterium. It encodes these proteins:
- a CDS encoding S1C family serine protease — protein: MRRSAIKMLLCLWVGLSVAYPLDSPANQDAKEILKAIVKIRSLIPKEAHSAQTLGTEREGSGVVIDTKGHILTIGYLIIEAESIEVTPKEGKPVRARFVGFDHASGLGLLKTESPLEVRPIKLGQSSKVKEGEPVIMAAFGDEEAVQAVGVISRKEFTGYWEYILEEALYTAPAFANYGGAALIDRNGELVGIGSLLSQVVIPGLGTISCNISVPIDLLPPILNDLMTKGRPQKAPRPWLGIFAEEAQGRVFITRVAPGGPAEKGGLKAGDLILTVKGREVNGLNDFYRKVWALGEAGVEVPLSILRGIQIQEIKIRSSSRYQFLHRPEKVL
- a CDS encoding desulfoferrodoxin family protein, encoding MERREFLLSLPFFLLTLRTGVAFANKSSTTIEAPETVQKGSEVTIRVTVHHKGNNFLHYTNWLSVKVNQKEVARWEFSSGNRPEAEVFTREVKHTALEDMEVVAQANCNLHGSTGPSVAKIAVKG
- a CDS encoding M23 family metallopeptidase, which translates into the protein MGKWAALAVGMGLGPKGCTGRFAGSLSQDGLTSEEFDERFLKYWDPIFGPPLRWSAIYGGPSNFEGHLRGGATPGVDYDVPMNTPLVPMMASYLRQATKDRHGSLYVLLVNKHRPSYRISYGHLNRVLVDRSYFLKGDLQRAAEEGVKPLMRDRIVALSGNSGMGLLKNWFVHPPHLHITLYYLNLENRTLAYLDPEKFGLDGGRPVFWDGETNLDVEPERRIEHLESTLNQLEKELQDWEGTSELEALREILRPYGRLLQGKKGKALLESEPFLELREHLKRVTLQEKRFLPGTRPYSLMLKVVGYSTEESQEIILTLPFVAPGLEMGYKRTTVRNPRESGSL
- the pcaD gene encoding 3-oxoadipate enol-lactonase, with product MRIKANGIEIHYELSGKPDAPVVVLSHSLASSLKMWEPQMEALRSRFRVLRYDTRGHGQTEVTASPYTLELLAEDAIGLIDGLGLEKVHWVGLSMGGMIGQAVALQHPRRLLSLSLCDTSAIVPEEMQPVWEERIESVRAKGMRSQFEATMERWFTPAFLRSNDPMLRLIQEEFLATPPEGYIGCASAIRRLNFINRLDEIKLPTLILVGQDDPATPVAASQAIHERIRGSKLVVLPSCRHLSNVEQAEAFNHHLLEFLKGL
- a CDS encoding ferritin family protein, yielding MSIFFNADEIFQIGIRIETNGRAFYAAVAQGSFDPALKGLFEELSKWESEHIELFERLRQALPEAARRGGAFDPGQELALYLQATADTHVFVKNRDVSDLASRCRTPLEALGLAITFEKDSVVFYTTMKQVVPEGFGREQIDRLIDEELRHISLLHQKVRGLEGV
- a CDS encoding DMT family transporter, with the protein product MAEKSRRTGYLLLTFVVLTWGANHGIVKSAFEDFPPLLFSAIRFSLSGLLVLTVTHLLERSISLRKEDFWKVFRIGLLGIGAYQLLWSVGLNLTTASNSALILSSTPLWGAIYLHLVEKEPVSVRHYLYLLLSLLGVALIVLRPGSRVQLSPQSLKGDLLMVVSSIFAAVFLSIWSRPLLKKYSPLRLMGYCMLFGSLVLWLAVPVSGVSVSLTQVGPRSWWALAYAVLLAGIVGHVSYYGGIERLGVTPSMVYLYLIPVWALLFNHLWMGERILIQQIFGGLLILIGVHGALRRRSP
- a CDS encoding NAD(P)H-dependent oxidoreductase translates to MQILVLYYSKGGNTRKLAEKIAEGVNSVSGVQAILKSTQEVTKDDFLNSAGIIAGSPVYFGGMAWDLKRIFDEYVGIRRKMENKIGAAFATSGDPSGGKETTLLSIHQCMLIYGMIVVGDPMEATGHYGVSCVGAPDERTAENGRKLGRRVAELARKLAS
- a CDS encoding SDR family oxidoreductase; amino-acid sequence: MATRGKALVTGASSGIGRETAVRLAQEGFQVIAAARRQERLEELARQNPNILPRPVDLSDAQALEEFSQELLSLSEPVTVLINNAAYSIRGAIEDVPVSKIRGLFEVNLFSLIRITQACLPGMRRLRIGTIVNLSSIVGKFPFPTSGPYSATKHAVEAISDALRMEVRPFGIRVVTIRPGVIGTEFNETANRLTGDLLSRTDPDYKPVYQAYGAGIGRLFANVKIPGPELIADLIVKAVLSDSPRAVYAAGPFVEELLGERFRRDDEGFFEFMMEKTGLKGLAVPS